The Aspergillus chevalieri M1 DNA, chromosome 5, nearly complete sequence genome includes a region encoding these proteins:
- the CSE4 gene encoding histone H3 family protein (COG:B;~EggNog:ENOG410PPUP;~InterPro:IPR007125,IPR009072,IPR000164;~PFAM:PF00125;~go_component: GO:0000786 - nucleosome [Evidence IEA];~go_function: GO:0003677 - DNA binding [Evidence IEA];~go_function: GO:0046982 - protein heterodimerization activity [Evidence IEA]): protein MPPKTGKGHKIISEPRSRPSAGDGEAGPSSKPQQTASPANKRRPKASGEEREGKRPSGVIKTTKAAKTSDVQPGDPTPQGRPRRYRPGTVALKEIRKYQRSYDLLIQKLPFARLVREVALEMLPSDVGAELRWQSHAIQALQEAAEAFLVHLFEDTNLCALHAKRVTIMQKDIQLARRIRGAWGGLG from the exons ATGCCACCAAAGACAGGAAAAGGCCACAAGATCATCTCAGAACCGCGATCGCGACCCAGCGCCGGCGATGGAGAAGCAGGTCCATCATCAAAACCGCAACAAACCGCGTCGCCAGCAAACAAAAGGAGGCCAAAGGCAtccggagaagaaagagaaggcaAGCGGCCATCGGGAGTAATAAAGACGACAAAGGCAGCAAAGACATCAGACGTCCAAC CCGGCGACCCAACCCCCCAAGGCCGTCCACGCCGCTACAGACCTGGAACTGTCGCTCTGAAAGAAATCCGCAAATACCAACGCTCCTACGATCTCCTCATCCAAAAGCTTCCCTTCGCACGCCTCGTCCGTGAAGTCGCCCTTGAAATGCTCCCCTCAGACGTAGGCGCAGAGCTCCGGTGGCAGTCGCATGCGATCCAAGCGCTACAAGAAGCCGCAGAGGCGTTCCTCGTGCATTTATTCGAAGATACTAATTTGTGCGCACTGCATGCTAAGCGCGTGACTATTATGCAGAAGGATATTCAGCTTGCACGAAGGATTCGTGGTGCTTGGGGTGGGTTGGGGTGA
- the derA gene encoding putative ER-associated proteolytic system protein Der1 (COG:S;~EggNog:ENOG410PIMP;~InterPro:IPR007599;~PFAM:PF04511;~TransMembrane:4 (o29-52i64-88o108-129i150-174o)), with protein MAAIWGNGGQVGQFPLEQWFYEMPPVTRWWTAATVATSVLVQCHILTPFQLFYSFRAVYFKSQYWRLVTTFLYFGPLSLDLLFHVFFLQRYSRLLEETSGRSPAHFSWLLFYAMVSLLIISPFLSLPFLGTSLSSSLVYIWSRRNPDTRLSFLGLLVFTAPYLPWVLMAFSLVVHGIVPKDEICGVVVGHVWYFFNDVYPPLHGGHRPLDPPMWWMRMFDSQADARGTDTNNINGDFAAAAAHEVR; from the exons ATGGCCGCCATCTGGGGTAATGGTGGGCAAGTAGGCCAGTTTCCCCTTGAGCAATGGTTCTACGAGATGCCGCCTGTCACCCGGTGGTGGACAGCTGCCACCGTTGCTACGTCAGTATTGGTGCAGTGTCATATCTTGACACCGTTCCAGCTATTCTACAGCTTCCGGGCTGTGTACTTCAAGTCGCAG TACTGGCGCCTAGTAACGACCTTTCTCTATTTCGGACCGCTCAGTCTAGATCTACTATTCCACGTGTTTTTCCTGCAACGGTACTCGCGCCTGCTCGAGGAAACGTCCGGTCGATCTCCCGCTCACTTCTCGTGGCTGTTATTCTATGCGATGGTGTCGCTCTTGATCATCTCCCCGTTCCTGTCGCTGCCGTTCCTGGGCACTTCGCTCTCCTCAAGTCTGGTCTACATCTGGAGCCGCCGCAACCCTGACACCCGTCTTAGCTTCTTGGGGCTACTTGTCTTTACGGCCCCGTATCTGCCATGGGTCCTGATGGCATTCAGCCTTGTGGTTCACGGCATCGTGCCGAAGGATGAGATTTGTGGCGTGGTGGTGGGCCATGTTTGGTACTTCTTCAACGACGTCTACCCGCCGCTCCATGGTGGTCATCGCCCTCTTGATCCACCGATGTGGTGGATGCGGATGTTTGATTCTCAGGCGGATGCACGTGGGACGGACACGAACAACATCAATGGTGACTTCGCCGCTGCTGCGGCGCATGAAGTGCGTTGA
- a CDS encoding glycosyltransferase family 32 protein (CAZy:GT32;~COG:M;~EggNog:ENOG410PH27;~InterPro:IPR029044,IPR007577;~PFAM:PF04488;~TransMembrane:3 (o6-31i198-217o270-292i)), with amino-acid sequence MRRGVLIFLVVNLIILSFLVRSVFTLLSLLVEDASADAIHRAELPSPNSSLIEQRPQVIPKIIHQTYKNESIPEVWKDAQQSCIDLHPDYEYILWTNEKARDFIAKEYPWFLDTFDGYKYPIQRADSIRYFVLAHYGGTYIDLDDGCNRRLDPLLAYPAWVRRTVPTGISNDAMGSVPQHPFFLRVIELLQSYDRSWLLPYITVMYSTGPLFLSVLWKEYMLDKPSEADRVRILMQDEYNRYSWSFFTHHVGNSWHGKDAQLIFWMGQHWMFLTLCGFALAGVVGLGSWWIYGRVMHLSSRYRYGYSKVPTIVTPAGLSPTRRARLAVPTLLRRVSFNKEDEETGPTETSYEFYSRND; translated from the exons ATGCGGAGAGGCGTCTTAATCTTTTTGGTGGTcaacctcatcatcctctcaTTTCTGGTCCGCAGTGTCTTTACGCTTCTGTCGTTATTGGTGGAAGATGCCTCGGCCGACGCAATCCACCGCGCAGAGCTTCCTTCGCCCAATTCGAGTTTGATCGAGCAACGGCCTCAAGTCATCCCCAAGATCATTCACCAGACCTACAAGAACGAATCGATCCCTGAGGTTTGGAAGGACGCTCAACAGAGCTGTATCGACCTGCATCCGGACTACGAGTACATT CTCTGGACCAACGAGAAAGCGCGTGACTTTATCGCCAAAGAATATCCCTGGTTCCTTGACACCTTCGATGGCTACAAGTACCCCATTCAACGCGCCGACTCGATCCGTTACTTTGTCCTGGCCCACTACGGTGGAACCTACATTGACCTTGATGAT GGCTGCAACCGCCGCTTGGATCCTCTTCTCGCTTACCCTGCGTGGGTTCGTCGTACCGTTCCAACTGGTATCTCCAACGATGCGATGGGATCTGTTCCTCAGCACCCCTTCTTTCTCCGTGTTATCGAACTCTTGCAATCCTACGACCGCAGCTGGCTGCTTCCATACATCACTGTCATGTACTCGACCGGTCCTCTCTTCCTGTCGGTTCTGTGGAAGGAATACATGCTCGACAAGCCCAGCGAAGCTGACCGGGTCCGTATCCTCATGCAAGATGAGTACAACCGCTACTCGTGGAGTTTCTTTACCCACCACGTTGGTAACAGCTGGCATGGCAAGGATGCTCAACTGATATTCTGG ATGGGACAACATTGGATGTTCCTGACTCTCTGCGGCTTTGCTTTGGCCGGCGTCGTCGGTCTCGGCTCCTGGTGGATCTATGGCCGTGTAATGCACCTTAGCTCCAGATATCGCTACGGCTACTCGAAGGTACCGACAATTGTCACACCGGCTGGCCTGTCGCCCACTCGTCGGGCACGACTGGCAGTACCTACCCTGCTCCGTCGGGTCAGCTTCAAcaaagaagacgaagaaacTGGTCCCACAGAGACATCATATGAATTTTACAGCAGAAATGATTAG
- a CDS encoding uncharacterized protein (COG:S;~EggNog:ENOG410PQ6D;~SECRETED:SignalP(1-16)), producing the protein MRPTTLLPLLPLLASAAPIPAPIPAPAAEPNTQITAQQIQQIAPKSVNCDNPPAKGECATADQAAPHIAKSFGTYGVTSRAEQAAVIALMAFESEEFRYSRNHFPGTVGKGTRNMQSPSYNAKYAESIPAISDKVSAANGDAGQILDILLADEEYDFGSGAWFLTTQCDQGVRQALQSGSEEGWSGYISGCVGTDANEGRKGYWASAVKALGV; encoded by the exons ATGCGCCCGACaaccctcctccctctcctccccctTCTGGCCTCCGCAGCCCCAATCCCAGCCCCAATCCCAGCCCCAGCGGCAGAACCAAACACCCAAATAACGGCCCAACAAATCCAACAAATCGCGCCCAAATCCGTCAACTGCGACAACCCCCCCGCAAAAGGCGAATGCGCAACAGCAGACCAAGCCGCGCCCCACATTGCCAAGTCCTTCGGGACGTACGGCGTCACGAGCCGCGCCGAGCAGGCCGCTGTTATTGCACTGATGGCGTTTGAGAGCGAGGAGTTTCGGTATAGTAGGAATCATTTCCCGGGGACGGTGGGGAAGGGCA CACGGAATATGCAATCGCCCAGCTACAACGCTAAATATGCGGAATCGATCCCCGCGATTTCTGATAAGGTGTCTGCGGCAAATGGCGATGCTGGTCAGATACTGGATATTCTGCTCGCGGATGAGGAGTATGATTTCGGGTCTGGGGCGTGGTTTTTGACGACGCAATGTGATCAGGGTGTAAGGCAGGCGTTGCAGAGTGGGAGTGAGGAGGGGTGGAGTGGGTATATTAGTGGGTGTGTTGGGACGGATGCGAATGAGGGGAGGAAGGGGTATTGGGCGAGTGCTGTTAAGGCGCTGGGTGTTTGA